The Cicer arietinum cultivar CDC Frontier isolate Library 1 chromosome 1, Cicar.CDCFrontier_v2.0, whole genome shotgun sequence genome contains the following window.
TGAAACAACAATTTTGAAAGTGAGGAGAAAGGTGTGCATGAATGAAGGGAATTGCCACATCTCGAAATTGAGGTAGATCAAAGTCAAACTTTTGAGACGCCACAAATACAAATAATGAACAGAAATATGCATTACCTGCAAGGTTAGTCGATTAAGACAAGTCATTGTTAGGTTTCGTAGGTCACGAAGTATTGACAATTAAGACTAACTTTTgtctataaataataattggAAACACAAACAatcaatcaaatttattattttccttATAATTTATCCTTTCATCTTTCTACTTTATGTTTTCGTTTGCTTAGTAGATCTTAAAAAAATGCTCAACTCTATATTATCACTCTTTTAAAACAGTTAAAAAACTCACAACCAAGAGACATAGTTCTTTCCTTGACATAATTGTTTGAACCAAAAGAAAATCATTAGTTGATAGTTATTAACCGATTACTCAACTAACTTTTAATTTCAACGACACAAAGTATCTCTAACACTACATAGATCTAAATCCCACAAACGGGGACATCAATCTAATTTTGACTAAGGGTGGCAAAGTGGATCATCTTGCCTCGCCATCAAACCGTCTAAAAAGAGGACGCAAGACggtaaatttaaatgaatgagtTCAAACCTCCACCCAACTCCGCACCTACGACAAGTTGGCCcgctaaaaaaagataattatttggTGTTAATGTTATTAGAAGGaagttaataataaaagaaagaacaaattatttatttgcaatttttaatttttgcaaCCACTTTAACATGTCTACTTGTCCTGTCCTATCATTGACCCGTAGAACAAACCAAATAGTGACATAAACGGACAAACCAATcaaattagaattttatcaaccctattttttgacaaaagatAGAAACGAATCAAACCATAAAATCTTCAATATCTATCAAAAGttgcaaaaataaattaattggtAGGTTGGTACTCAATACATATGGGTGAGAGCTAGCTAGGATTTTATTACCGTCATGCTGAGGGCAACTCGTGACAGCATAGAAACTATGTTCTTATTAAATGAAGTTGGATAAATCTCAGCTTtgaatttgacaattttttataaCACCCTCCAAGCACTTATTGGTGATTGATAATTTTCCTAGAAAAtgacaatatataataacatataggtAATAACATATCCTCCGATAAATTGGATAGTGAtatctttctttattttgtAGATGTTGTTTTGTGCAATGCAACAAGGCATGATTATATTGTATCTCTATCTCTAATGTGTTGTTGACTGTCATGTCCCATTTGGCATGTGGATGTTCACGTGGCCAACCTATACACATCAACTTCTTAAACCAATATTACTAGAGATTCATTACTAATGTAAAacaattttatgttattattcaattataattatttaatctgtctattattttaattatacagtttttaaataaaaaattattattaattgtttattattgtaACAAATTATCAATAAGCGCtgttaatgtattatttttattttcatattattaattactccataaaaaaatttaaaattacattttctaTTGATGTtcactttttctttaaaaaaagttcacttttcaatttatattttcattcaaaaaCCATATTCTTTTCAATTATctgtattttgaaatttaacgTCTATTATAATTTGAGAATTAGTCCCACACCGTAACGTTACCCATAGATTTTCCGTAGGTAAAATAGTAGATAGTTATCGACGGAAAAGCCGTAGGTTACGTTACCCACGGATCATCCGTGACaagtctactattttatatttaatattgataattttatccatgaattgtccgtgggtaatgaaaaaatgattttaattctatttttgtttttttacggtTTCCTgtatttttgaatatatatttaaaattaattgtaagcatattaaacatcattgtcaaaacaaagtgaaatattatgttaaatagtattttcaaattACACCTCCTGACTgccacaaatttcaaaataagggCAACTTGCACTACcattagtttcaaaatacacattctcACTACCATAACTTAcacattgtcactaccataaatttcaaaatacacataaccataagtttcaaaatacacataaccaaaatacatattgtcactaccataagtttcaaagtaCTACTATACGAAACTAACAATGAAATAAGTACTACTCATCGCCGTCATCATCATTAGACTCATCCTCGTCATAATCtggatgacgacgacgacgaGATGACTCAGCCTGTATGGAAGCAACACTTTTTGCCAATGTTGCTAGCTGTATCTGGAGCTCTTTAGTGCGTTGCTCATCCTCTTGTCGACGTTGCTCTGCTTTCCTTAGCTCCTCCCGCGCCTCTCGTGCCTCGTGTTCTGCCGCTTTTGCTCGCTCCTCGAATGCTGCTATCTGTGCAGCTATCTCGGTAGAGTGTTGAGACAAGACATTGACACAACCTCTAGATGGACGAGAATCTGGGACTAGACTTGCGACACCTGGTCTATAAAGTGAGGATCTATCTCCAGCACCATAGATCCTCCCTTTATTCTTCCCCCCAACAGATTGGACCCACATGTCTAAGCGAGCTTCCGCATTAACCACTTGGCTACAACTACTAGACGCTTCCCCATTTTTGGAAGCTTGTTGCAACTTACCTTGATATGTTTCCTACTCAAATAGAAAATgatttaacataatcaaattacttaacataatcaaattacttttCCAAGAAATACAAgtgaaagaatgaatgaatgatttaatatttcttacatatgttttttgtgctctttcatcaacccaagagttgtccttcttcttagtgtgagtttttaaaaagacctcatccaatgtggggtctctacctaactcttcagccttacaaaaaataaaaaacaacataacCGTGAGTCACATTTCAGCAACaaaggaaaacaacaaaatatttcagcAAAATAACTCTATGCATTTTGAAACAACAACacaataaaaatagcaaatagTAGGTATGTCCTTAATATAAAAAGTGTACCAATCGAATGGTATGTTCAGCAATGGATATAGATCCACCAGTATGGACAGCTCCTCCTTTAGAAGAAGCACGATTTTTCTTAGCTTGATTTGATATCTTCTTAAACGATGGATCCATCCATATCTTCTCAAGATCATTCCAAACAGTTTCTCCCATCCATGTTGGACACTTATGCTTCTTTCTCGCTTGCATCAACATATCAGAAAGGCGCATTGATCCTTTTGTATTGAAGATATTCTTAATTTGAAAATTGTGCTCAGGTAACCAAGCAACTTTCTCCTGCAACATtacattacaaataaattataatgttgcAATTAGCATCCACACAATAGTTCAACTCATTAACAAGATATATAACTTAATCTTACACCAAATTTGTCGAACCAACGTTCCAAAGTTAATTCTGGGATTGCTCCCCAGCTAGGATAACGATCAACATATTGTGATGTAATGACTGAGGTGAGGGCCCTGGAGGCCACCCTATACAGTAACCACCtgtaaacaatttaaaaaaaataacttcaaatgaaCCATAATCCTTATGTAGTAATGAAAAGTTAATCCTTATGTAGTTACATACCCTCGACCATCTGGCCATATCATTGTTCTCCCATCAGGCGCAACCCCATGACTAGAATCTGCACATCTTGACCCTTGAGTCTTATTACCAATATCAAGCGGTATTGAAGGTGGTGGATTAGCGGAAATTGAAGTATGTCGTGAAGCAACTGATGTTAATGGTTGTGACGGTGAACACTCAACAGTCGGGGAAATGTTGTCTTTTGGGACAAAATTTGGTGTGGGCATCATCACTATAATTGGTTCAGATTGATGCACCTTATTAGGTGGGAGTGGAAGCACTGCAGCTTGTTGGGTAGGAGGCTTAACATGTTGTTGGGTGGGATGTCGCACATATTGTGAGGTTGGTGTAGTGGCATTGGCATCTAGTGGAAAATGATCAATTGTTGCTTGTACCTGCTGAGCTGCTTGAGTTACCTTATGCGGTAAAATCATGCGATTTTTCTTCAAAGGAAGCTTGAGTCTAATCTTTTTTTTTGGAgtcatctataaaaaataacataaataaaaacaattagcaCACACAATAGTAAACACAATTCAAGATTATCAACTCTACAACATTAAAGAACTTGAATCTAAAACTAATATATCAAAaggtagaatatgaagatttataCAAACAATCAACTACTATTTATACTtactaaaaattcaaatgtcaattgaaaaatcatccccatcttcatcatccatatcactatcattatcaATTGGAATATTTGGAACAAACGTTACATTGACTTCTTCATCGCTATGTGTTTCATCATGCAAGCCAaccatttcttcaatttcagTTAATTGTTCAACATGTGCCATATCTTCATCTTGATATGGCATGTCCTCATCGGCTCCATCCACCTCTACATGACCCATAGGCTTTGTTTTGATAACTGCAGCCCAGTGACGCTTATCAGTTCGCATTTCAGGATAGGGTACATAATACACCTGTCTAGCTTTTTGTGCAATTATGAAGGGATCATAGAGATCATATTTTCGATTCATCTTGATATCTACAATATCATATTGTGGATGAACTTTGGTTCCTCTGTTCCGTCTAGGATCAAACCATTGGCAATAAAACAAGGCTACTTTGTGAGGCAATTTGTAATACTCCAACTCGAAGATATGTTGGATGACTCCATAGAAATCATCTTCCCCTCCTCCAGTAACCCCTTTCACATAAACTCCACTATTTATGGTTTTCTTACCCTGAGACCAAgcttttgtgtgaaatttgtacccattaatgtaatacttgtgCCAAGTTTTAACCATTGAGTTAGGACCCCAAGCTAATGATAACAAGTTAGGGTCAGTCACGCCATTTTCCTTGTCAATGGCCTATACAAACATGATATTCACAATAGTTAGGTGAGAAgttctaatttatttgcaaCAAACTTCAATAAAGCACTTACATACGCACGAAACCATTCTGGGAATTCTCCATGTATACGAGTTTGAGATATAGGATCTTCTTCAAGAATGGAATTAGAGTGCAAAAAGGCGCTGTCAATAATGAGAGAATTGTTATTACATGTATTTGGTAATTATGTGGGGTGTGTGCTTACATACTACTTACTCAATATATGGCTTGACCTCGTTGCAATTGATGAGGATGTGTACATGAGCAGACCTTCTTTCAGCATCACTCAACCAATGTGTTTGGGCCTTCCCACTAGGACGTCCTAATTGATTGCTAATTGACAGTGTTGTTGTGACAACATCATTTAATTTTGCACCTTCATTAAAAACTGCAACTAACTGCCATAACAGAAAACTGCAACTAACTTTTCTAAAGCTATGAGCAACTCTAACTTAAACCCTATAACAACTCACTTCACTTGATTGTAACAAAAACAGCAAGTAATTCAATATCAGATATCAGATATCACTTCACTTGATTGTAACAAAAACAGCAAGTAATTCAATATCAGATAGCAGTGAAAAATCACAATACACGTTGCATTCATCTTCCATTAATGAAACATAGTTTGAATATGGAAGAATCAGATAGCAGCTAGTAAACGTAATAATCAAAACAACCTCAAATTcagattttctaaaaaatatatgatggaGATCGAGATGGAACAAGAACTAACACATGCTAGAAATCAACAGTTAAACATGAACACAGTACCTaactatcctaattgaacatgaacagcaatcaagttagggttttcaatacaaattggggctttttcagtaagactcgatttcagtaaaaattgatttcagaaaatgaaaagatattaaAGGAAGATAACTTACCTTAAGAGATAGCGATCGTCACGGTGGAGCGAAGCAGGGATGCGGagggttcggacaagaagaaggagCGAAGCGAAGCAGCTCGAACTTGGGATGCGGAGGAACGAGACGGGCTTTGGGATGCGAACAAGAAGAAGggagggaagaaggcgattcaGACAAGGGAGATTCGAACAAGAAGAAGggagggaagaaggcgattcggacaagaaggcgatttctgggtatgaaggggttagggaagaaggcgatttctgggtatgaaggggttagggaagaaggcgatttctgggtttACAATTTCTAGGTATGAGAAATTTCTGGGTATTGAGAAATTTCTGGGTTTTGGAAGGCAGCCTATGTTAACactactaaaattaataaaattaatttagtttctaTTGGggaccttttttaaaaaattaaacagaaattttttataaaaaatagacattacCTACGGATAAGCCGTAGGTAAAATAATACGaaaatttttggcaaaatttaagttaggattgtatttttttttcattacccacggattttttaattttacccacggaattaccgtggtaattaattaaaaaaaaattattttaaacaacaatACACACGGTTTTTCCGTGGGTAACAACTAATTTACCCACGGATTCTGATCCGTGGCTAATTTTCCGTAGGTATtcaaatgttttcttgtagtgttacGCTATTAATTTCAATACCataaatttattcatatatttatcatttttgtttttaatatattcaaatttatatgaCATCGtatattattcaatttaaacCAATGAaaaatttttatagtaaaagttagaaattattttgttcaattttttaaataaaacatattttaaattttgtttatattttgagacAAGAGGAGGATACATACAAGCCACGTGTGCATTGTGTTGTGTGTAATTTGCATAATCAAATATGTAGGTAGTTTAGTTCCTTTTATTACAAAACTATGAGTGATCTGAAAAGCTACCAAGGAGATTTTTTGGATAGGAACTGGAAAACAAGAGTACAAACTGGCATGTCCACATGTATGATGAAAGTAAATGTTTTTAAATAGCAAAATCTATACATTGCTTAATCATCAGAAACATAGAAGGATTTTGTGGCCCTTATTTTCCGGATCAGAATTTGGGAATCTTTTAAAGCCttttagattattattttttaattattttgagaagTACTATTTTTCACCCTTCATCTGTTGGAGGAAAATGATACATTGGGGTGggaagtttttctttttctttttctttcaatcttGATTCTTATGTTTTCTTCAAATAACCACCGACAACTCATTGAGAAAAACTTCAAGCTTCATTTTCACTTTTTGATACTTATTTAATAAGGTCCTTCCAATTTTTTTTCCCACCAAAATATGTAaggtttaattttaaattgaaaattcttttgcaatcatattttgatacttgatagtattattaaaaatatattcatctATGTATTTTGaccataaaaatatttaataatttatctttcacgttgttgtatatttaattttttacaaaataaattattcaatttttctaTTGAAAGCAacacttaattttaataaaataagataaaataagttCATGATTAGCAATAGAATACAATTTAAGTGGGGGCAGCTGTCCCAAATTGTTCAACGTGAGTTAGTCCATGATTGCAACTACGATGAGAGacatcataatatttatttcatctACCAAGATTTTTAACCATAGTTGCAATGGGTTGTATAAGCATTAAAAcataatatatcaattaaaaatcttttaatttatatctgatttatttatttattttttatatttttgtgttaaaaaattgtgagatgtaatttaaatatttatttttgaaagtaTATATGTATTACATATATATTAGGAGTTTTTGAGAGAAATATGTATAGTAAAATTTTTcatatagtaatttttttatcttcattaAACTACTATCGTTTTTTATATTGGATGTTACcatgttatatttttgtattgtaATTGTATTTGTGAAATTTTACTATGTCTATTTTTTAGTTTGATTTGAGATGAAGCTAATGCATGAACCTTAATCCTAGTTATCAAcaaaattttagaatatatttataaaaaaagtcatTATGAATTTCAAATCCCAAGCAATAGAATTTACTAGttccaatttcaatttcatgacTATTTAGAATCCCAATAAAACACACCTGAAATTAGTACATAGATGATGATACATATACACTGGTGAAATctcaaactcaaacataatATAACTGTAGATATTGTTCTTCATGTACGGAAAGAATAATCAAATCTCAATCgttgaatataaaaataaataaaattaaagagagaaaaagaaaaatgatggTAGGACCCACAAGAAAGAAGCACTAAGCTTCATTGTTCATGCATATCTTGATTAAGTCCTACAAGACTTTGTCTGGAATATCTTGTTCACTGCCCTACATTGGCTCATGTTATAGGACTGTCATTTGTTTTCATTATTATGCATCTTTGTGGTCCCCACTTTCCCACATTATAGTGAACCATAAACTTACAATAAACTAATAGTGATTCATTGAGGAATTAAAAGACGTTACAAGAGGATCTTTATTcgattttcaaaattaatttagtttataaaatatagtGACCCGAAGAATATTGCTACTTCAAAATGGTTTAAAACTttcattgataaatttttatgattttaaattgcagATCGATTCAACTTTACTACGTAATGGGTACAACAACCATATATTACTcacacaaattattatttttatttttccttttacttTATATAATAGATTTATAGGGTATTTGAAAggattataattaattgaaagtGATGAAAAGTTGACAAACAGATAAATACGTAATTTAGAGATAAAATTCgagatatttaaattataaaaaaagaaaaaatatatgttttttgttattaataaaaaatatatcacacaacaataataattatatgtaCATCACAACAATCGAAATAACTACAATTTCCGTGGTCATAACCACAATTGCATTTGTGACCTTAACTACAATTTAAAACTCTAGTTAACATAAATTGTCTTTTAGAAATTAACATAAATTGTCTtctagaaattgaattttactCTCTTCCTTGTGTTTAAAGTGGAGATTATGGCAATTGATTAGTAACgatttgataaaaacaaaacaaaaattgcaTGTCTAAAAACTCACCtcacatttattttctttaatttttgtcaAACCAAAATAGATAAAAACACCATCTAAGCCATGTATATGACATGAGCTATCTATTTCTATTTCTGAAATACGTCATCCatcataacttaaattttaaatgatatttaaatacCAATCTACCATAAatcatcttttaaaataattaaacataaaacagcttaacaaatatttaattacgatctaattttctttttacacATACATctaatcatattttatgatAGTTGTCTCTTTATGTTTATTACTTATCTATAGAAATTTATACACATAATGAAATTGATTGAATACAAATTATATCTGTTACAAGTACAAAAATactcatattatattataacacctctctctctctcacacacacacacacaatatCACTCATGTTCTCACACATATATACAAACACATTGCTTCTCCAGCTTTTGCTTTGCTTCCTTCCTTACACAGCCTGTCAAGCCTAAATTATTAACTCAACAAATATGattccattattattatttaaaaaaaaaaattaaggttgTTGCTTTGTTATTGTTTCAAACCAAAAGTGTCTAAACTGCCAATTGGCTTCATGCTGTCTATGACCTTTCCTCAAATTCTCCAGGTGGTTCAGTGCTTAGATTCATCCGtcctta
Protein-coding sequences here:
- the LOC113787590 gene encoding uncharacterized protein — translated: MRLSDMLMQARKKHKCPTWMGETVWNDLEKIWMDPSFKKISNQAKKNRASSKGGAVHTGGSISIAEHTIRLAEELGRDPTLDEVFLKTHTKKKDNSWVDERAQKTYETYQGKLQQASKNGEASSSCSQVVNAEARLDMWVQSVGGKNKGRIYGAGDRSSLYRPGVASLVPDSRPSRGCVNVLSQHSTEIAAQIAAFEERAKAAEHEAREAREELRKAEQRRQEDEQRTKELQIQLATLAKSVASIQAESSRRRRHPDYDEDESNDDDGDE